One window from the genome of Alosa alosa isolate M-15738 ecotype Scorff River chromosome 15, AALO_Geno_1.1, whole genome shotgun sequence encodes:
- the LOC125308555 gene encoding olfactory receptor 52K2, whose translation MFEHAEPMSNVTLLFTAYGSPGSKNHGVLFITLLLYVSTVLSNVTILLVIYFDSSLHKPMYIFLFNLAINGLIGTTAVCPKIMANLLKDNNYISLEGCLIQVLFINVYACCAYAIFAGMAYDRYVSICKPLQYHSIMTPLRVKGLLAVVYLLPTSLLSFQVYLTSRLPLCGHNINKLFCDNLVVVNLSCVRDAIGNLYGLCLIFVLVVLPLFLVILSYIKIISVSLRASTSAQKKALQTCAPHLITFTNFSLAILFSVIYNRISHFLPQEVNILMSLEFILIPPLLHPLIYGIKTKDIRKSLYKIFRRRVVFMNSETDTLNQNRLTNKIFFF comes from the exons ATGTTTGAACATG cagAGCCAATGTCCAATGTGACTTTACTGTTCACAGCCTATGGATCTCCAGGTTCAAAAAATCATGGGGTATTGTTTATCACCCTGTTGCTTTATGTTAGCACTGTTTTATCTAATGTTACCATTTTGCTAGTGATTTACTTTGACTCAAGTTTGCACAAACCTATGTACATATTTCTGTTTAACCTGGCAATTAATGGATTAATAGGCACCACTGCAGTCTGCCCAAAGATCATGGCTAATCTTCTTAAAGACAATAACTACATATCTTTGGAGGGCTGCTtaattcaggtgctgttcatcAATGTCTATGCTTGTTGTGCTTATGCAATTTTTGCTGGAATGGCTTATGATCGATATGTGTCAATATGTAAACCACTCCAATACCACAGTATAATGACACCATTAAGAGTGAAGGGGCTTCTAGCTGTAGTGTACCTCCTTCCAACATCCTTGTTGTCTTTCCAAGTGTATTTGACCTCGAGACTTCCTCTGTGTGGTCACAACATAAATAAGCTGTTTTGTGATAATCTGGTTGTTGTTAATCTATCTTGTGTTAGAGATGCCATTGGCAATTTGTATGGCCTTTGTTTAATTTTTGTACTTGTTGTTCTTCCTCTGTTTCTAGTCATTCTGTCCTATATTAAGATCATATCTGTAAGCTTAAGAGCCTCTACGAGTGCACAAAAGAAAGCTCTACAGACATGTGCACctcatttaattacatttactAATTTTTCCTTGGCCATTCTCTTCTCTGTAATCTATAACAGAATTAGTCATTTTCTCCCTCAAGAAGTTAATATTTTGATGTCATTAGAATTCATTTTGATACCACCACTTTTGCATCCATTGATATATGGAATCAAAACAAAGGATATTAGAAAAAGCCTGTATAAAATCTTTAGAAGAAGGGTGGTTTTCATGAACTCTGAGACTGACACACTAAATCAAAATAGattaacaaacaaaatattCTTCTTTTAA